A section of the Marinimicrobium koreense genome encodes:
- the murA gene encoding UDP-N-acetylglucosamine 1-carboxyvinyltransferase, with protein sequence MDKLQIQSGPPLNGEIRISGSKNSALPILAATLLADGPVHVCNMPHLNDITTMLALLRCMGVGVTIDEKMCVEVDPTSINDLTAPYELVKTMRASILVLGPLLARFGEANVSFPGGCAIGSRPVDIHLRGLEAMGAEIDVDEGYIRARSKGRLKGAHILMDTVTVGGTENLLMAAVLAEGTTVLENAAREPEVVDLAYCLEAMGARIEGIGTQTLTVHGVERLHSCTYSVMPDRIETGTYLVAAAATRGRVRLKDTRADILEAVLLKLEEAGAEITIGDTWIELDMKGKRPRGVSLRTAPYPAFPTDMQAQFTAMNAVAEGASSVTETIFENRLIQVHELNRMGAKITLEGNTALIQGVDRLKGAPVMATDLRASASLVIAGLVADGTTLVDRIYHIDRGYECIEEKLQMLGANIRRVPN encoded by the coding sequence ATGGATAAATTGCAAATTCAAAGCGGGCCGCCGCTCAATGGCGAGATTCGGATTTCCGGCTCGAAAAACTCGGCCCTGCCGATTCTGGCGGCGACGCTGCTGGCCGATGGTCCGGTGCATGTGTGCAACATGCCGCATCTGAATGACATTACCACCATGCTGGCGCTGCTGCGCTGCATGGGGGTGGGCGTCACCATCGACGAGAAAATGTGCGTCGAGGTCGACCCCACCAGCATCAATGATCTCACCGCCCCTTACGAGCTGGTGAAAACCATGCGTGCCTCGATCCTGGTGTTGGGCCCGCTGTTGGCCCGCTTCGGAGAGGCCAACGTGTCGTTTCCCGGGGGGTGCGCCATTGGCAGTCGTCCGGTGGATATTCACCTGCGTGGCCTGGAGGCCATGGGGGCGGAAATTGATGTGGACGAAGGTTACATTCGTGCCCGTAGCAAGGGCCGCCTGAAAGGGGCGCACATCCTGATGGACACGGTGACCGTCGGCGGCACCGAAAACCTGTTGATGGCGGCAGTATTGGCCGAAGGCACCACGGTGCTGGAAAATGCCGCCCGGGAGCCCGAAGTGGTGGATCTGGCCTATTGTCTGGAAGCCATGGGCGCCCGGATCGAAGGCATTGGCACCCAGACGCTCACGGTTCACGGCGTCGAGCGTCTGCACTCGTGTACCTACAGTGTGATGCCGGACCGGATTGAAACCGGCACTTACCTGGTGGCCGCGGCGGCGACCCGTGGTCGGGTGCGCCTGAAAGACACCCGGGCCGATATTCTCGAGGCGGTGCTGCTCAAGCTGGAAGAGGCCGGAGCGGAAATCACCATCGGGGATACCTGGATAGAGCTGGACATGAAAGGTAAGCGGCCCCGGGGCGTCAGCTTGCGCACGGCGCCCTATCCGGCCTTTCCCACGGACATGCAGGCCCAGTTTACCGCGATGAACGCGGTGGCAGAGGGCGCCAGCTCGGTGACCGAAACCATCTTTGAGAACCGCCTGATTCAGGTGCACGAACTGAACCGGATGGGCGCAAAGATCACCCTTGAGGGCAACACCGCTCTGATCCAGGGCGTGGACCGGCTCAAAGGTGCCCCCGTGATGGCAACGGACCTGCGGGCCTCGGCCAGTCTGGTGATCGCCGGTCTGGTAGCGGATGGCACCACGCTGGTGGACCGCATTTACCATATTGATCGTGGTTACGAGTGTATTGAAGAAAAACTGCAAATGTTGGGCGCGAACATTCGTCGGGTTCCAAACTGA
- a CDS encoding BolA family protein, with product MQPEQIKALVEAKVPDSTVQVGIDGSHINLVVVSSAFEGMTPVKKQQLVYSALTDSIAQGTIHAVHMKTFTPEQWQQQQ from the coding sequence ATGCAACCCGAACAGATCAAAGCACTGGTAGAAGCCAAAGTTCCCGATAGCACCGTGCAGGTGGGAATTGATGGCAGCCATATCAATCTCGTTGTCGTCAGCTCCGCGTTCGAGGGCATGACGCCGGTCAAGAAACAGCAGCTGGTGTACTCGGCGCTGACCGACAGCATTGCCCAGGGCACCATCCACGCAGTGCACATGAAAACCTTCACGCCGGAACAGTGGCAGCAACAGCAGTAA
- a CDS encoding MlaC/ttg2D family ABC transporter substrate-binding protein yields the protein MTQPNIASITFRSVVALMASWLLAANVWAAEPVDPKQETPHELIEEVTEVLFDVVQKYNGGSDNAEQYYDEIQGILEPVVDFEFIAKAVMGSHRSDASDEQVETFVQVFKRGLVTTYAKGIANYVDSEISIRPPSEDVEDKRRVSVDQEVKHDGSTYRLSYTMAKNRSGEWKLINLVLDGVNLGRSFRSQFGQAAKKYNGDLDKVIDNWLDEM from the coding sequence ATGACCCAACCCAACATTGCAAGCATCACTTTCCGTTCGGTCGTAGCCCTGATGGCCTCCTGGCTGTTGGCGGCAAACGTTTGGGCCGCAGAGCCGGTAGATCCCAAGCAGGAAACGCCTCACGAGCTGATTGAGGAGGTGACCGAAGTCCTGTTCGATGTGGTGCAGAAGTACAACGGTGGCAGTGACAACGCTGAGCAGTACTACGACGAAATCCAGGGCATTCTGGAGCCCGTGGTGGATTTCGAATTCATTGCCAAGGCGGTCATGGGATCGCACCGCTCCGATGCCAGCGATGAGCAGGTGGAAACCTTTGTTCAGGTGTTCAAGCGGGGCCTGGTGACCACCTATGCCAAGGGGATTGCCAACTACGTGGATAGCGAAATCAGCATCCGCCCGCCTTCCGAAGATGTGGAAGACAAGCGTCGGGTCAGTGTTGATCAGGAAGTGAAGCACGATGGCTCCACCTATCGTCTGTCTTACACCATGGCCAAAAACCGCTCCGGCGAGTGGAAGCTGATCAATCTGGTGCTGGACGGCGTGAACCTTGGGCGCTCGTTCCGCAGCCAGTTCGGCCAGGCCGCCAAAAAGTATAACGGTGACCTGGACAAGGTGATCGACAACTGGCTGGATGAGATGTAA